The Hydrogenobacter thermophilus TK-6 genome window below encodes:
- the rimP gene encoding ribosome maturation factor RimP — protein MQINEKSIVEKVRQLAEPIIKNLGFKLFDVEFKPERGWVLRVILDKDGGITVNDCEEVSKRLSALLDVEDIIPTSYILEVSSPGLTRELTKPEHYEFFKGRLIRLVLREALEGKRELKGYIVDVKEGILQLREKDSGKMFHTPLSIVARAHLEIEGW, from the coding sequence ATGCAGATTAACGAAAAGAGTATTGTTGAAAAAGTAAGACAGTTGGCAGAACCTATAATTAAAAACTTAGGTTTTAAACTGTTTGATGTGGAATTTAAACCAGAAAGAGGGTGGGTTTTGAGGGTCATATTGGACAAAGATGGGGGGATAACTGTAAATGACTGTGAGGAGGTGAGCAAAAGGCTAAGCGCTCTTCTTGATGTAGAGGACATAATACCAACTTCCTACATACTTGAAGTCTCATCACCGGGTCTTACCAGAGAGCTTACAAAACCTGAACATTATGAGTTTTTTAAAGGTAGGTTGATAAGATTAGTTTTAAGAGAAGCCTTAGAAGGCAAGAGGGAGTTAAAGGGCTACATTGTGGATGTAAAAGAGGGCATACTCCAACTCAGAGAAAAAGACAGCGGTAAGATGTTTCACACACCCCTTTCCATAGTAGCCAGGGCACATCTGGAGATAGAGGGATGGTAA
- the nusA gene encoding transcription termination factor NusA, translating to MVKNLKKLIEQVAKEKNLPEWIVEGALKNAIALAVKKDRKLKEHLQVELLEEGIKVYIVKRNNSETVRFPLEISTEDVNRIAAYAAKEEFLKELEKAEEERGYLEFVEQEGEITVGIVRRVLENGDVLVDLGRVMGVLPKREQIPKESYRQGERIKALVLEVRKHRGRYEIILSRTHPKFLRKLLEAEVPEIKSGEIEIKAITREPGERAKVLVHAKDMKMDPVGVIVGLRGSRINPVSKELSGEKIDVIRWTENVEELIKKSLSPAPVTKVRLIPKDKRAEVAVPKEKLSLAIGKHGVNVKLANRITGWYIDVLSEEDFEKLSALR from the coding sequence ATGGTAAAAAACCTAAAAAAGCTCATAGAGCAGGTGGCAAAGGAGAAAAACCTGCCCGAATGGATAGTGGAGGGAGCGCTAAAAAATGCCATAGCTTTGGCGGTAAAGAAAGACAGAAAGTTAAAGGAGCATCTTCAGGTGGAACTTTTGGAGGAGGGTATAAAGGTTTACATAGTGAAAAGAAACAACTCGGAAACTGTCAGGTTTCCTCTGGAGATATCCACCGAGGATGTAAATAGAATTGCAGCCTACGCAGCAAAGGAGGAGTTTCTGAAAGAGCTTGAGAAGGCAGAAGAAGAAAGGGGCTACTTGGAGTTTGTAGAGCAGGAGGGTGAGATCACAGTAGGTATAGTTAGAAGGGTGCTTGAGAATGGTGATGTGCTTGTGGACCTGGGCAGAGTTATGGGCGTTCTTCCCAAAAGAGAGCAGATACCAAAGGAGAGCTACAGACAGGGAGAGAGAATAAAAGCTCTGGTGCTTGAGGTAAGAAAGCACAGAGGGAGGTACGAGATAATTCTGTCAAGAACTCATCCCAAGTTTTTGAGAAAGCTCCTTGAGGCTGAAGTACCTGAAATAAAGAGCGGTGAGATAGAGATAAAAGCTATAACAAGAGAGCCGGGTGAGAGGGCAAAGGTGCTGGTGCATGCAAAAGACATGAAGATGGACCCGGTAGGTGTGATAGTTGGGCTAAGAGGTTCGCGCATAAATCCCGTATCAAAGGAGCTATCCGGCGAGAAGATAGATGTTATAAGGTGGACTGAGAATGTAGAAGAGCTCATAAAAAAGAGTCTCTCTCCCGCACCTGTGACAAAGGTCAGGCTAATACCAAAAGACAAAAGGGCTGAGGTGGCAGTACCCAAAGAGAAGCTCTCCCTTGCAATAGGCAAGCACGGCGTGAATGTTAAACTAGCCAACAGGATAACCGGTTGGTACATAGATGTGCTGTCAGAAGAAGACTTTGAAAAGCTGAGCGCTTTGAGATGA
- a CDS encoding class I SAM-dependent RNA methyltransferase yields the protein MKVLPELSIKKIVYGGYGLAEYKGKKVFVRYAAPMELLSAQVIKEKGDHIEATAKEVIISSPSRKDPPCRYYYYCGGCQLQHIDTDQQVRIKEDILIESLRRIGNLEISALGESIRSKQDFGYRTRVQFKVSNGSLGFFAWGTHELVKIDQCLLVHPAMNDLIPSLQELSKKIPHLQELHVLYSPSEDEFLLKVITPTIYDAEKLRKLKENVLPKKVVGIGNYSKLGDHLLKRYHIGRSFTFMQVKNYRYRVSNDSFFQINFTLWEDLLNSVVVRDKRRVIELHCGAGFFSIPLSEGNHFVISSDTNATAIKDAQYNAKLNSRDNIVFFHESAHQTLKKHAGETIDLLFLDPPRGGLTTDELSLVLQNKPKEIVYVSCNPTTLARDLGKMVRGGYSLKSVRLIDNFPQTYHIESVAYLEL from the coding sequence ATGAAGGTTTTGCCAGAACTTTCCATAAAAAAAATAGTCTACGGAGGCTACGGTCTTGCCGAGTACAAAGGGAAGAAAGTCTTTGTAAGATACGCAGCGCCAATGGAACTCCTTTCTGCGCAGGTCATAAAAGAAAAGGGGGACCATATAGAAGCTACCGCAAAAGAGGTAATCATTAGCTCACCCTCACGGAAAGACCCACCTTGCAGGTATTACTACTACTGTGGAGGTTGTCAACTTCAGCACATAGATACAGATCAGCAGGTGAGGATAAAGGAAGACATCCTTATAGAAAGCCTCAGGCGTATAGGAAACCTGGAGATAAGCGCCTTAGGTGAGAGCATAAGGTCAAAGCAAGATTTTGGATACAGAACACGGGTGCAGTTTAAGGTCAGCAATGGGAGTTTAGGCTTCTTTGCGTGGGGAACTCACGAGCTTGTAAAGATAGACCAGTGCCTTTTGGTGCATCCGGCAATGAATGACCTCATACCATCCCTTCAGGAACTTAGCAAGAAGATTCCGCACCTTCAGGAATTGCATGTGCTTTACTCACCCAGCGAGGACGAGTTTCTCCTCAAGGTGATAACTCCTACCATTTACGATGCTGAAAAACTCAGGAAGCTAAAAGAAAATGTCCTACCCAAGAAAGTGGTGGGTATAGGAAACTACTCAAAACTTGGGGATCATCTTTTGAAGAGGTATCACATAGGAAGGAGTTTCACTTTCATGCAGGTAAAAAATTACAGATACAGAGTAAGCAACGACTCGTTTTTTCAGATAAACTTCACCCTCTGGGAGGACCTTCTAAACAGCGTAGTGGTGAGGGATAAAAGAAGAGTAATTGAACTTCACTGTGGAGCAGGATTTTTTAGCATACCTCTTTCTGAAGGCAACCACTTTGTCATCTCCTCAGACACCAACGCAACTGCTATAAAAGACGCTCAGTATAATGCCAAGCTTAATTCAAGAGATAACATAGTCTTTTTCCACGAAAGCGCACATCAAACCCTCAAAAAGCATGCGGGTGAAACCATAGACCTTCTGTTTCTTGACCCACCAAGAGGGGGACTGACCACCGATGAGCTCAGCCTCGTTCTTCAGAACAAACCGAAGGAGATCGTCTATGTTTCTTGCAATCCCACAACCCTTGCCAGAGATCTTGGTAAAATGGTACGTGGAGGCTACAGTTTGAAAAGTGTCAGGCTCATAGACAACTTTCCTCAGACCTACCACATAGAAAGCGTTGCATATCTTGAGCTATAA